One Eubacterium sp. 1001713B170207_170306_E7 genomic region harbors:
- a CDS encoding response regulator: MHVLAIDDERLALEQLIFSLKETLPKAQIHGFINPEKALEFVQTLNKDSKHPLDLAFLDIIMSRMSGLEVAARLKKIFPEVRIIFVTGYSDYAYDAFRLHAKGYILKPVSRKLIQEELDNLDFPQEAERRGKRVQIHTFGTFDIFVDQKPLSFSRSRAKELLAYLVDRQGNGVSLSNICAVLFEDSAGTKGNKKHAQNVISSLRRALESVDAEDILIKKWNYLALDTKKVDCDYYRFLKGDIDAINAFHGEYMSNYSWAEFTAAFLNQKSTRHKNRQN; this comes from the coding sequence ATGCATGTATTAGCAATCGACGATGAACGGCTGGCTCTTGAACAGCTGATCTTTTCCTTAAAAGAAACCCTGCCAAAGGCACAGATTCACGGCTTCATTAACCCGGAGAAAGCGCTTGAATTTGTTCAGACGCTGAATAAGGATTCAAAGCATCCTCTGGATTTAGCCTTTCTGGATATTATCATGTCGAGGATGTCTGGCCTGGAGGTTGCCGCCAGATTGAAAAAAATCTTTCCGGAGGTGCGTATCATTTTCGTGACGGGTTACTCGGATTATGCCTACGACGCCTTCCGGCTCCACGCCAAGGGTTATATCCTGAAGCCGGTCAGCCGGAAGCTGATCCAGGAAGAATTAGACAATCTGGACTTCCCGCAGGAGGCCGAGCGCCGGGGAAAGCGGGTGCAGATCCACACCTTTGGCACCTTTGACATTTTTGTAGACCAGAAGCCCCTGAGCTTTTCGCGCAGCCGGGCCAAGGAGCTGCTGGCTTACCTGGTGGACCGCCAGGGCAATGGCGTCAGCCTCTCCAATATCTGCGCGGTTCTGTTTGAGGACTCTGCGGGTACCAAGGGCAATAAAAAACACGCCCAGAATGTTATCTCAAGTCTGCGCCGTGCGCTTGAGAGTGTGGACGCTGAGGATATCCTCATCAAAAAATGGAACTATCTGGCGCTGGACACCAAAAAGGTAGACTGTGACTATTACCGCTTTCTCAAGGGCGACATTGACGCCATCAACGCCTTTCACGGGGAGTATATGAGCAATTACAGCTGGGCTGAGTTTACCGCCGCCTTTTTGAATCAGAAAAGCACCCGGCACAAAAACAGACAGAACTGA
- a CDS encoding DUF2804 domain-containing protein: MVQEPGWAKQLVWDYNRENIAAPWFRRKEWDYYLVGDEKKGVAFTLSDLGYAGMASVSLLNYENWTEHTETIVEPLPGGKYGLGVHSDKGDGEFCHSRIHLSYTTEKNRRRIQCRFPDFWEGRGLEVDILLYQPSMDTMCIATPWSEKPTAFYYNQKINCMPASGWIKLGDKRIHFLPDSTMGVLDWGRGVWTYNNTWYWGTGSGWHEGKPFGFNLGYGFSDRSSASENMVFYDNQAHKLDEIAFLIPRDDKDAYRFMEPWRVTSNDGRFEGWFTPKLDRRANINLLAVRSIQHQVFGRFHGRVELDDGSELHIEDFLCAAEVIHNMY; this comes from the coding sequence ATAGTTCAGGAGCCGGGCTGGGCAAAACAGCTGGTCTGGGACTATAACCGGGAAAACATCGCAGCGCCTTGGTTCAGGCGGAAGGAATGGGATTATTATCTGGTGGGCGACGAGAAGAAGGGGGTGGCCTTTACCCTGTCGGATTTAGGCTATGCGGGTATGGCGAGTGTATCCCTGCTTAATTATGAAAACTGGACAGAGCATACAGAAACTATTGTGGAACCGCTGCCCGGGGGCAAATACGGCCTCGGCGTCCATTCGGATAAGGGGGATGGCGAGTTTTGCCATTCCAGAATCCATTTATCCTACACCACGGAAAAGAACCGGCGGCGTATCCAGTGCCGTTTCCCGGATTTTTGGGAGGGGCGTGGACTGGAAGTAGATATTCTGCTCTATCAGCCGTCCATGGACACCATGTGTATTGCCACACCCTGGTCCGAAAAGCCAACGGCCTTTTATTATAACCAGAAGATCAACTGTATGCCCGCCAGTGGCTGGATAAAGCTAGGGGATAAAAGAATCCACTTTTTACCGGACAGCACCATGGGGGTGCTGGACTGGGGCCGCGGCGTCTGGACCTATAACAATACCTGGTACTGGGGCACGGGCAGCGGCTGGCATGAGGGAAAGCCCTTTGGCTTTAACCTGGGCTACGGCTTTTCGGACCGCAGCAGCGCCAGCGAAAATATGGTTTTTTATGATAACCAGGCGCACAAGCTGGATGAGATCGCATTTTTGATCCCAAGGGATGACAAGGATGCGTATCGCTTTATGGAGCCCTGGCGCGTAACCTCGAACGACGGACGTTTTGAGGGCTGGTTTACGCCAAAGCTTGACCGCCGGGCCAATATCAATCTGCTGGCGGTCAGGAGTATTCAGCACCAGGTATTTGGTCGTTTTCATGGCAGAGTGGAGCTGGACGACGGAAGTGAGCTCCATATCGAGGATTTCCTGTGCGCGGCTGAGGTCATTCATAATATGTATTAA
- a CDS encoding DUF2207 domain-containing protein: MKKKLPVLAALILLLALVFPGTGLAREYFTIDSYDVTMNVQENHAYDVNEKINVTFSQPRHGIYRYIPYSGSFYRDIDGKATETSYNARVSNIRVSGSDFETDSENGSKVIQIGDADRYVDGNQTYNISYTWDPGDDHIDQFDDVYFNIIPQNWDTTIESATFTINMPKEFDASKVEFITGSYGGTVTDAVSFTVDGNTIHGTLNQPLQPNEGVTLNIRLPQGYFVGMRTGNEWLPAVYIVSGLCLILAIILWFRYGRDQKPLEPVMFYAPDKLTPAQVGTIIDGKTGNEEILSMIMYLADKGYLTIEQTSKKNFKFEKVQELPANALSFEHTVMRALFPNGRTVSSMKDLEDTFYEDMQVAKAEVSGFFAEPQNKLFTSGSKAAQGFIHLACFLPLFIFGCAVGYKSEGFFDVFIVLIMGCLFGVLPFAGLTFLSHTLETRRGMTAGSFTGKMAAGALISAVLLIIVLAAGTATFGSILPPLAAVIAAVVAGFLSAFATKRTPQGNKWLGETLGFKNFIQTAELDRIKTLVDENPNYFFDVLPYAYVLGVTDKWAKRFESLAIEPPYWYRTYDSYSMFNTIYFTNALMHSMNAISTNITVPPNSGSGGFGGGGFTGGGGFSGGGGGGGGGGSW, translated from the coding sequence ATGAAAAAGAAATTGCCTGTACTGGCGGCGCTCATATTGCTGCTGGCGCTTGTGTTTCCCGGGACTGGACTGGCCAGGGAATACTTCACCATCGACAGCTACGACGTGACCATGAACGTACAGGAAAACCATGCCTACGACGTCAACGAAAAAATCAACGTCACATTCAGTCAGCCACGGCACGGTATTTACCGCTACATTCCCTACAGCGGCAGCTTTTACCGGGATATTGACGGCAAGGCGACAGAAACAAGCTACAACGCCCGTGTCTCAAACATCAGAGTTTCGGGCTCCGATTTTGAAACAGACAGCGAGAACGGGAGTAAAGTTATCCAGATTGGCGATGCCGACAGATATGTGGACGGCAACCAGACCTATAACATTTCCTACACCTGGGACCCGGGAGATGACCATATCGACCAATTTGACGATGTTTACTTTAACATTATTCCCCAGAACTGGGATACCACCATTGAAAGCGCAACCTTTACCATTAATATGCCCAAGGAATTCGACGCCTCAAAGGTCGAGTTTATTACAGGCAGCTACGGCGGCACCGTGACCGATGCCGTGAGCTTCACTGTCGATGGCAACACGATCCACGGCACCCTCAATCAACCATTACAGCCCAACGAGGGCGTCACCCTCAACATCCGCCTGCCGCAGGGCTATTTTGTGGGCATGCGTACCGGCAACGAATGGCTGCCGGCAGTCTACATTGTTTCCGGGCTGTGCCTGATTCTGGCAATTATCCTGTGGTTCCGCTACGGACGCGACCAGAAACCGCTGGAGCCTGTCATGTTTTACGCGCCCGATAAGCTCACACCAGCTCAGGTTGGAACCATCATCGACGGCAAAACCGGCAACGAGGAAATCCTGTCCATGATTATGTATCTGGCGGACAAAGGTTATCTGACCATTGAGCAGACCAGTAAAAAGAACTTCAAATTCGAAAAGGTACAGGAGCTTCCAGCCAATGCCCTAAGCTTTGAGCATACGGTTATGCGCGCTCTTTTCCCCAATGGACGCACTGTTTCCAGCATGAAGGATCTGGAGGATACCTTTTACGAGGATATGCAGGTGGCCAAAGCTGAGGTCAGCGGCTTTTTCGCAGAGCCCCAGAACAAGCTGTTCACTTCCGGCTCCAAGGCGGCCCAGGGCTTTATTCACCTGGCCTGCTTCCTGCCTCTGTTCATTTTCGGCTGCGCCGTGGGCTATAAAAGCGAGGGCTTCTTTGACGTGTTTATCGTGCTGATTATGGGCTGCCTGTTTGGAGTTCTTCCCTTTGCAGGACTGACCTTTTTATCCCATACCCTTGAGACTCGCCGTGGTATGACCGCCGGCTCCTTCACCGGAAAGATGGCTGCCGGGGCGCTTATCTCCGCTGTGCTGCTGATCATTGTTCTGGCAGCAGGAACGGCGACCTTCGGCTCGATTCTGCCCCCGCTGGCGGCAGTGATTGCCGCAGTCGTTGCCGGATTCCTGAGCGCCTTTGCCACCAAGCGGACCCCTCAGGGCAACAAATGGCTGGGCGAGACCCTCGGCTTTAAAAACTTTATCCAGACCGCAGAGCTGGACCGCATCAAAACCCTGGTGGATGAAAATCCCAACTATTTCTTTGATGTGCTCCCCTATGCCTACGTGCTGGGCGTCACAGACAAATGGGCCAAACGGTTTGAAAGCCTGGCGATCGAACCGCCATACTGGTATAGAACCTATGATTCCTACAGCATGTTCAATACGATTTATTTCACCAATGCCCTCATGCACAGCATGAACGCCATTTCAACCAACATTACCGTTCCCCCGAACTCCGGTTCCGGCGGCTTCGGCGGCGGCGGTTTCACCGGTGGCGGCGGCTTTTCCGGCGGCGGTGGTGGCGGTGGTGGCGGCGGAAGCTGGTAA
- a CDS encoding LemA family protein, whose amino-acid sequence MIAIIIIIAIIVILALIVMGSYNGLVKTKNQAEEAFSTMDVYMKKRYDLIPNLVETVKGYAGHESQTLEKVTAARNAAMTASSIDEKLKNENALSGTLKSLFAVTESYPDLKANTNFMDLQRQLQNIEEDIANSRKYYNASVKNLNNKIEMFPGSIIAGMFHFEKKPYFEVSSQEERENVKVQF is encoded by the coding sequence ATGATTGCCATTATTATTATCATTGCCATTATCGTCATTCTTGCCCTTATTGTAATGGGCAGCTACAATGGCCTTGTTAAAACGAAAAACCAGGCGGAAGAAGCTTTTTCCACCATGGACGTGTATATGAAAAAACGGTACGACCTGATCCCCAACCTGGTGGAAACAGTCAAGGGCTATGCCGGCCACGAATCCCAGACACTGGAAAAGGTAACCGCTGCCCGCAACGCAGCCATGACCGCTTCCTCCATTGATGAAAAACTGAAAAACGAAAACGCCCTGAGCGGAACTTTAAAGAGTTTGTTCGCTGTTACCGAATCCTATCCGGATCTCAAGGCTAACACCAACTTCATGGATTTGCAGCGTCAGCTTCAGAACATTGAAGAAGACATTGCCAACTCGCGCAAATACTATAACGCTTCCGTGAAAAACCTGAACAACAAAATTGAAATGTTCCCGGGCAGTATCATTGCCGGCATGTTCCATTTTGAAAAGAAACCTTATTTTGAAGTATCTTCTCAGGAAGAACGTGAAAACGTCAAAGTACAATTTTAA